From the genome of Aquila chrysaetos chrysaetos chromosome 12, bAquChr1.4, whole genome shotgun sequence, one region includes:
- the MPND gene encoding MPN domain-containing protein isoform X2, with protein MAALAAASPGGDECLEEDEDELEPGLDEAEAEPETGSGTKAAGGTRGAVLTRRGITLRVLLRDGLLEPARGVLSIYYLGKKFVGDLGADGTITWQETGQVFNSPSAWATHCKRLVNPAKKSGCGWASVRYKGQKLDQYKAAWLRKHQPNAPPAEESLASEGEEEEMPEDEEEEATREGRAPVPEPTATKKPEERSKKQQCKNLAEPAGMDHGPPGKRLESKPRVPVRYCTLGTRDSARNPQTLVEVTSFAAINKFQPFNVAISSNVLLLLDFHSHLTRSEVVGYLGGRWDTNTQLLTVLRAFPCRTRLGDAEAAGAVEEEICQSLFLRGLSLVGWYHSHPFGPALPSLHDIDAQMDYQLKLQGSGNGFQPCLALICGPYYHGNPGVESKIAPFWVMPPPEQRPNDYGIPMDVEVAYIQDGFLTNDVLQEMTLLVEFYKGAPDLVKFQELWSQDQTYLDKLKGSLASRTPKDQSFTHILEQIYSLLKLSS; from the exons ATGGCAG CGCTGGCGGCCGCCTCCCCCGGCGGGGACGAGTGCCTGGAGGAGGACGAGGACGAGCTGGAGCCGGGACTGGACGAAGCGGAGGCCGAGCCGGAGACCGGGAGCGGGACGAAAGCGGCGGGGGGCACCCGGGGGGCCGTCCTCACCCGCCGCGGCATCACTCTCCGCGTCCTTCTCCGCGACGGGCTCCTCGAGCCGGCCCGCGGCGTCCTCTCCATCTACTACCTG GGCAAAAAATTCGTGGGGGACCTGGGGGCGGACGGGACCATCACCTGGCAGGAGACGGGACAGGTCTTCAACTCGCCCAGCGCCTGGGCCACCCACTGCAAGCGCCTGGTGAACCCCGCCAAGAAGTCGGGGTGCGGGTGGGCGTCCGTCCGCTACAAGGGCCAGAAGCTGGACCAGTACAAAGCCGCTTGGCTGCGCAAGCACCAGCCCAACGCGCCGCCCGCCGAGGAG AGCTTGGCCAGcgagggtgaggaggaggagatgcctGAGGATGAAGAAGAGGAGGCGACGAGGGAGGGTCGGGCGCCCGTGCCGGAGCCGACGGCTACCAAAAAACCAGAGGAGAggagcaagaagcagcagtgcaaGAACCTGGCAGAGCCGGCGGGGATGG ATCACGGCCCCCCGGGGAAAAGGCTGGAGAGCAAACCCCGGGTGCCTGTCCGCTACTGCACCCTGGGCACCCGCGACTCGGCCAG GAACCCCCAGACCCTGGTGGAGGTGACGTCCTTCGCCGCCATCAACAAGTTCCAGCCCTTCAACGTGGCCATTTCCAGCAACGTCCTCCTGCTCCTG gATTTCCACAGCCACCTGACGCGGAGCGAAGTGGTGGGCTACCTGGGTGGGCGGTGGGACACCAATACACAGT TGCTGACGGTGCTGCGAGCCTTCCCGTGCCGGACCCGCCTGGGTGATGCCGAGGCCGCCGGTGCCGTGGAAGAGGAG ATCTGCCAGAGCTTGTTCTTGCGGGGGCTGTCGCTGGTGGGTTGGTACCACAGCCACCCCTTCGGCCCCGCGCTGCCATCCCTGCACGACATCGATGCGCAGATGGATTATCAGCTCAAGCTGCAGGGTAGCGGCAACGgcttccagccctgcctggccctcATCTGCG gaCCCTACTATCACGGTAACCCCGGCGTGGAGTCCAAAATTGCGCCCTTCTGGGTGATGCCGCCGCCGGAG CAACGGCCCAACGACTACGGCATCCCCATGGACGTGGAGGTGGCCTACATCCAGGACGGCTTCCTCACCAACGATGTCCTGCAGGAGATG acgCTGCTGGTGGAGTTTTATAAGGGAGCCCCCGACCTGGTGAAGTTTCAGGAGCTGTGGAGTCAGGATCAGACGTACCTGGACAAGCTGAAG GGCTCCCTGgcctcccgcacccccaaagACCAGAGCTTCACCCACATCCTGGAGCAGATCTACAGCCTCCTCAAGCTCAGCAGCTGA
- the MPND gene encoding MPN domain-containing protein isoform X1, translating into MAALAAASPGGDECLEEDEDELEPGLDEAEAEPETGSGTKAAGGTRGAVLTRRGITLRVLLRDGLLEPARGVLSIYYLGKKFVGDLGADGTITWQETGQVFNSPSAWATHCKRLVNPAKKSGCGWASVRYKGQKLDQYKAAWLRKHQPNAPPAEESLASEGEEEEMPEDEEEEATREGRAPVPEPTATKKPEERSKKQQCKNLAEPAGMGKVALGGGGGVPRDPGQPGSSDGALCFADHGPPGKRLESKPRVPVRYCTLGTRDSARNPQTLVEVTSFAAINKFQPFNVAISSNVLLLLDFHSHLTRSEVVGYLGGRWDTNTQLLTVLRAFPCRTRLGDAEAAGAVEEEICQSLFLRGLSLVGWYHSHPFGPALPSLHDIDAQMDYQLKLQGSGNGFQPCLALICGPYYHGNPGVESKIAPFWVMPPPEQRPNDYGIPMDVEVAYIQDGFLTNDVLQEMTLLVEFYKGAPDLVKFQELWSQDQTYLDKLKGSLASRTPKDQSFTHILEQIYSLLKLSS; encoded by the exons ATGGCAG CGCTGGCGGCCGCCTCCCCCGGCGGGGACGAGTGCCTGGAGGAGGACGAGGACGAGCTGGAGCCGGGACTGGACGAAGCGGAGGCCGAGCCGGAGACCGGGAGCGGGACGAAAGCGGCGGGGGGCACCCGGGGGGCCGTCCTCACCCGCCGCGGCATCACTCTCCGCGTCCTTCTCCGCGACGGGCTCCTCGAGCCGGCCCGCGGCGTCCTCTCCATCTACTACCTG GGCAAAAAATTCGTGGGGGACCTGGGGGCGGACGGGACCATCACCTGGCAGGAGACGGGACAGGTCTTCAACTCGCCCAGCGCCTGGGCCACCCACTGCAAGCGCCTGGTGAACCCCGCCAAGAAGTCGGGGTGCGGGTGGGCGTCCGTCCGCTACAAGGGCCAGAAGCTGGACCAGTACAAAGCCGCTTGGCTGCGCAAGCACCAGCCCAACGCGCCGCCCGCCGAGGAG AGCTTGGCCAGcgagggtgaggaggaggagatgcctGAGGATGAAGAAGAGGAGGCGACGAGGGAGGGTCGGGCGCCCGTGCCGGAGCCGACGGCTACCAAAAAACCAGAGGAGAggagcaagaagcagcagtgcaaGAACCTGGCAGAGCCGGCGGGGATGGGTAAGGTGGCacttggtgggggggggggggtcccgagGGACCCTGGGCAGCCCGGCAGCAGTGACGGGGCGTTGTGCTTCGCAGATCACGGCCCCCCGGGGAAAAGGCTGGAGAGCAAACCCCGGGTGCCTGTCCGCTACTGCACCCTGGGCACCCGCGACTCGGCCAG GAACCCCCAGACCCTGGTGGAGGTGACGTCCTTCGCCGCCATCAACAAGTTCCAGCCCTTCAACGTGGCCATTTCCAGCAACGTCCTCCTGCTCCTG gATTTCCACAGCCACCTGACGCGGAGCGAAGTGGTGGGCTACCTGGGTGGGCGGTGGGACACCAATACACAGT TGCTGACGGTGCTGCGAGCCTTCCCGTGCCGGACCCGCCTGGGTGATGCCGAGGCCGCCGGTGCCGTGGAAGAGGAG ATCTGCCAGAGCTTGTTCTTGCGGGGGCTGTCGCTGGTGGGTTGGTACCACAGCCACCCCTTCGGCCCCGCGCTGCCATCCCTGCACGACATCGATGCGCAGATGGATTATCAGCTCAAGCTGCAGGGTAGCGGCAACGgcttccagccctgcctggccctcATCTGCG gaCCCTACTATCACGGTAACCCCGGCGTGGAGTCCAAAATTGCGCCCTTCTGGGTGATGCCGCCGCCGGAG CAACGGCCCAACGACTACGGCATCCCCATGGACGTGGAGGTGGCCTACATCCAGGACGGCTTCCTCACCAACGATGTCCTGCAGGAGATG acgCTGCTGGTGGAGTTTTATAAGGGAGCCCCCGACCTGGTGAAGTTTCAGGAGCTGTGGAGTCAGGATCAGACGTACCTGGACAAGCTGAAG GGCTCCCTGgcctcccgcacccccaaagACCAGAGCTTCACCCACATCCTGGAGCAGATCTACAGCCTCCTCAAGCTCAGCAGCTGA
- the STAP2 gene encoding signal-transducing adaptor protein 2 isoform X5 has product MAQPVPPPRRDRSRSRSRHSYEGFVEKRGPRDQVGPGTEPRHPPGPSPGTHRHPPGTDPPPQSPPPPGAGSRWRSRVPSRSRRATGGSGPGCGGSRSPSTGDPGTARVPSCFFEVTRPEAERLLERSADGGNMVLRPGGHGRGVSVTTRREVNGTVQVKHYKVNRVDQGYVIDVDTPHRCSSLAEVVQYFVESSKGSLQPLHREYSPRLGERDPQSSAPHPAPRRALQPPHNHDVAEELAKKLQLRRALTGD; this is encoded by the exons atGGCCCAACCGGTGCCACCACCCCGGCGGGaccggtcccggtcccggtcccggcaCAGCTACGAGGGCTTCGTGGAGAAACGGGGGCCGCGGGACCAGGTGGGACCCGGGACCgagccccggcaccccccggGACCGAGCCCCGGTACCCACCGACACCCCCCGGGGACCGACCCGCCCCCCCAGTCCCCTCCGCCGCCCGGGG CCGGTTCCCGGTGGCGGAGCCGAGTCCCGTCCCGCTCCCGCAGGGCTACCGGAGGGTCTgggccgggctgcgggggctCACGCTCGCCTTCTACGGGGGACCCCGGGACTGCGAG GGTGCCCAGCTGCTTTTTTGAGGTGACTCGCCCGGAGGCCGAGCGGCTGCTGGAGCGGAGCGCGGATGGGGGGAACATGGTGCTGCGCCCCGGGGGGCACGGCCGGGGTGTCTCCGTCACCACGCGCCGGGAGGTGAACGG CACGGTGCAGGTGAAGCACTACAAGGTGAACCGCGTGGACCAGGGCTACGTCATCGACGTGGACACGCCG catcGCTGCTCCTCGCTGGCCGAAGTGGTGCAGTATTTCGTGGAGAGCAGCAAGGGcagcctgcagcccctgcaccGGGAGTACAGCCCGCGGCTCG GTGAGCGAGACCcccagagctcagcacctcATCCTGCCCCCCGCCGAGCCCTGCAGCCGCCCCACAACCACG ACGTGgcagaggagcttgccaagAAGCTGCAGCTGCGCCGAGCTCTCACCGGGGACTGA
- the STAP2 gene encoding signal-transducing adaptor protein 2 isoform X1 encodes MAQPVPPPRRDRSRSRSRHSYEGFVEKRGPRDQVGPGTEPRHPPGPSPGLPEGLGRAAGAHARLLRGTPGLRGGPTLGCPQPLEMLDLGELVAVRTEGGGLVLRLRGQEVTLKAESWEAQEMWRGFILTMAEMKVPTDLALLPGHLFQLSEALRDERDRRATPRSPVTPGTPATPSPPEPPLSLVPSCFFEVTRPEAERLLERSADGGNMVLRPGGHGRGVSVTTRREVNGTVQVKHYKVNRVDQGYVIDVDTPHRCSSLAEVVQYFVESSKGSLQPLHREYSPRLGERDPQSSAPHPAPRRALQPPHNHDVAEELAKKLQLRRALTGD; translated from the exons atGGCCCAACCGGTGCCACCACCCCGGCGGGaccggtcccggtcccggtcccggcaCAGCTACGAGGGCTTCGTGGAGAAACGGGGGCCGCGGGACCAGGTGGGACCCGGGACCgagccccggcaccccccggGACCGAGCCCCG GGCTACCGGAGGGTCTgggccgggctgcgggggctCACGCTCGCCTTCTACGGGGGACCCCGGGACTGCGAG GGGGGCCCACGCTcgggtgcccccagcccctggagATGCTGGACCTGGGCGAGCTGGTGGCCGTGCGGACCGAGGGTGGGGGGCTCGTCCTCAGGCTGAGGGGACAGGAGGTGACACTGAAG GCGGAGAGCTGGGAGGCGCAGGAGATGTGGCGGGGATTCATCCTGACCATGGCGGAG atgaAGGTGCCCACCGACCTGGCGCTGCTGCCCGGCCACCTCTTCCAGCTCTCGGAGGCCCTGCGGGACGAGCGGGACCGCAGGGCCACCCCCAGGTCCCCCGTCACCCCCGGGACCCccgccacccccagcccccccgaGCCACCCCTGTCCCT GGTGCCCAGCTGCTTTTTTGAGGTGACTCGCCCGGAGGCCGAGCGGCTGCTGGAGCGGAGCGCGGATGGGGGGAACATGGTGCTGCGCCCCGGGGGGCACGGCCGGGGTGTCTCCGTCACCACGCGCCGGGAGGTGAACGG CACGGTGCAGGTGAAGCACTACAAGGTGAACCGCGTGGACCAGGGCTACGTCATCGACGTGGACACGCCG catcGCTGCTCCTCGCTGGCCGAAGTGGTGCAGTATTTCGTGGAGAGCAGCAAGGGcagcctgcagcccctgcaccGGGAGTACAGCCCGCGGCTCG GTGAGCGAGACCcccagagctcagcacctcATCCTGCCCCCCGCCGAGCCCTGCAGCCGCCCCACAACCACG ACGTGgcagaggagcttgccaagAAGCTGCAGCTGCGCCGAGCTCTCACCGGGGACTGA
- the STAP2 gene encoding signal-transducing adaptor protein 2 isoform X4, with the protein MAQPVPPPRRDRSRSRSRHSYEGFVEKRGPRDQVGPGTEPRHPPGPSPGLPEGLGRAAGAHARLLRGTPGLRGGPTLGCPQPLEMLDLGELVAVRTEGGGLVLRLRGQEVTLKAESWEAQEMWRGFILTMAEMKVPTDLALLPGHLFQLSEALRDERDRRATPRSPVTPGTPATPSPPEPPLSLVPSCFFEVTRPEAERLLERSADGGNMVLRPGGHGRGVSVTTRREVNGTVQVKHYKVNRVDQGYVIDVDTPHRCSSLAEVVQYFVESSKGSLQPLHREYSPRLDVAEELAKKLQLRRALTGD; encoded by the exons atGGCCCAACCGGTGCCACCACCCCGGCGGGaccggtcccggtcccggtcccggcaCAGCTACGAGGGCTTCGTGGAGAAACGGGGGCCGCGGGACCAGGTGGGACCCGGGACCgagccccggcaccccccggGACCGAGCCCCG GGCTACCGGAGGGTCTgggccgggctgcgggggctCACGCTCGCCTTCTACGGGGGACCCCGGGACTGCGAG GGGGGCCCACGCTcgggtgcccccagcccctggagATGCTGGACCTGGGCGAGCTGGTGGCCGTGCGGACCGAGGGTGGGGGGCTCGTCCTCAGGCTGAGGGGACAGGAGGTGACACTGAAG GCGGAGAGCTGGGAGGCGCAGGAGATGTGGCGGGGATTCATCCTGACCATGGCGGAG atgaAGGTGCCCACCGACCTGGCGCTGCTGCCCGGCCACCTCTTCCAGCTCTCGGAGGCCCTGCGGGACGAGCGGGACCGCAGGGCCACCCCCAGGTCCCCCGTCACCCCCGGGACCCccgccacccccagcccccccgaGCCACCCCTGTCCCT GGTGCCCAGCTGCTTTTTTGAGGTGACTCGCCCGGAGGCCGAGCGGCTGCTGGAGCGGAGCGCGGATGGGGGGAACATGGTGCTGCGCCCCGGGGGGCACGGCCGGGGTGTCTCCGTCACCACGCGCCGGGAGGTGAACGG CACGGTGCAGGTGAAGCACTACAAGGTGAACCGCGTGGACCAGGGCTACGTCATCGACGTGGACACGCCG catcGCTGCTCCTCGCTGGCCGAAGTGGTGCAGTATTTCGTGGAGAGCAGCAAGGGcagcctgcagcccctgcaccGGGAGTACAGCCCGCGGCTCG ACGTGgcagaggagcttgccaagAAGCTGCAGCTGCGCCGAGCTCTCACCGGGGACTGA
- the STAP2 gene encoding signal-transducing adaptor protein 2 isoform X3: protein MAQPVPPPRRDRSRSRSRHSYEGFVEKRGPRDQGYRRVWAGLRGLTLAFYGGPRDCEPLEMLDLGELVAVRTEGGGLVLRLRGQEVTLKAESWEAQEMWRGFILTMAEMKVPTDLALLPGHLFQLSEALRDERDRRATPRSPVTPGTPATPSPPEPPLSLVPSCFFEVTRPEAERLLERSADGGNMVLRPGGHGRGVSVTTRREVNGTVQVKHYKVNRVDQGYVIDVDTPHRCSSLAEVVQYFVESSKGSLQPLHREYSPRLGERDPQSSAPHPAPRRALQPPHNHDVAEELAKKLQLRRALTGD from the exons atGGCCCAACCGGTGCCACCACCCCGGCGGGaccggtcccggtcccggtcccggcaCAGCTACGAGGGCTTCGTGGAGAAACGGGGGCCGCGGGACCAG GGCTACCGGAGGGTCTgggccgggctgcgggggctCACGCTCGCCTTCTACGGGGGACCCCGGGACTGCGAG cccctggagATGCTGGACCTGGGCGAGCTGGTGGCCGTGCGGACCGAGGGTGGGGGGCTCGTCCTCAGGCTGAGGGGACAGGAGGTGACACTGAAG GCGGAGAGCTGGGAGGCGCAGGAGATGTGGCGGGGATTCATCCTGACCATGGCGGAG atgaAGGTGCCCACCGACCTGGCGCTGCTGCCCGGCCACCTCTTCCAGCTCTCGGAGGCCCTGCGGGACGAGCGGGACCGCAGGGCCACCCCCAGGTCCCCCGTCACCCCCGGGACCCccgccacccccagcccccccgaGCCACCCCTGTCCCT GGTGCCCAGCTGCTTTTTTGAGGTGACTCGCCCGGAGGCCGAGCGGCTGCTGGAGCGGAGCGCGGATGGGGGGAACATGGTGCTGCGCCCCGGGGGGCACGGCCGGGGTGTCTCCGTCACCACGCGCCGGGAGGTGAACGG CACGGTGCAGGTGAAGCACTACAAGGTGAACCGCGTGGACCAGGGCTACGTCATCGACGTGGACACGCCG catcGCTGCTCCTCGCTGGCCGAAGTGGTGCAGTATTTCGTGGAGAGCAGCAAGGGcagcctgcagcccctgcaccGGGAGTACAGCCCGCGGCTCG GTGAGCGAGACCcccagagctcagcacctcATCCTGCCCCCCGCCGAGCCCTGCAGCCGCCCCACAACCACG ACGTGgcagaggagcttgccaagAAGCTGCAGCTGCGCCGAGCTCTCACCGGGGACTGA
- the STAP2 gene encoding signal-transducing adaptor protein 2 isoform X2 has translation MAQPVPPPRRDRSRSRSRHSYEGFVEKRGPRDQVGPGTEPRHPPGPSPGLPEGLGRAAGAHARLLRGTPGLRGGPTLGCPQPLEMLDLGELVAVRTEGGGLVLRLRGQEVTLKAESWEAQEMWRGFILTMAEMKVPTDLALLPGHLFQLSEALRDERDRRATPRVPSCFFEVTRPEAERLLERSADGGNMVLRPGGHGRGVSVTTRREVNGTVQVKHYKVNRVDQGYVIDVDTPHRCSSLAEVVQYFVESSKGSLQPLHREYSPRLGERDPQSSAPHPAPRRALQPPHNHDVAEELAKKLQLRRALTGD, from the exons atGGCCCAACCGGTGCCACCACCCCGGCGGGaccggtcccggtcccggtcccggcaCAGCTACGAGGGCTTCGTGGAGAAACGGGGGCCGCGGGACCAGGTGGGACCCGGGACCgagccccggcaccccccggGACCGAGCCCCG GGCTACCGGAGGGTCTgggccgggctgcgggggctCACGCTCGCCTTCTACGGGGGACCCCGGGACTGCGAG GGGGGCCCACGCTcgggtgcccccagcccctggagATGCTGGACCTGGGCGAGCTGGTGGCCGTGCGGACCGAGGGTGGGGGGCTCGTCCTCAGGCTGAGGGGACAGGAGGTGACACTGAAG GCGGAGAGCTGGGAGGCGCAGGAGATGTGGCGGGGATTCATCCTGACCATGGCGGAG atgaAGGTGCCCACCGACCTGGCGCTGCTGCCCGGCCACCTCTTCCAGCTCTCGGAGGCCCTGCGGGACGAGCGGGACCGCAGGGCCACCCCCAG GGTGCCCAGCTGCTTTTTTGAGGTGACTCGCCCGGAGGCCGAGCGGCTGCTGGAGCGGAGCGCGGATGGGGGGAACATGGTGCTGCGCCCCGGGGGGCACGGCCGGGGTGTCTCCGTCACCACGCGCCGGGAGGTGAACGG CACGGTGCAGGTGAAGCACTACAAGGTGAACCGCGTGGACCAGGGCTACGTCATCGACGTGGACACGCCG catcGCTGCTCCTCGCTGGCCGAAGTGGTGCAGTATTTCGTGGAGAGCAGCAAGGGcagcctgcagcccctgcaccGGGAGTACAGCCCGCGGCTCG GTGAGCGAGACCcccagagctcagcacctcATCCTGCCCCCCGCCGAGCCCTGCAGCCGCCCCACAACCACG ACGTGgcagaggagcttgccaagAAGCTGCAGCTGCGCCGAGCTCTCACCGGGGACTGA
- the FSD1 gene encoding fibronectin type III and SPRY domain-containing protein 1 — MGDQEALRKIITTLAVKNEEIQNFIYSLKQMMQNVEANSSRAQEDLEGEFQSLYALLDELKDEMMMKIKQDRASRTYELQAQLAACAKALESSEELLEAANQALGTANHHDFPQAAKQIKDSVTMAPAFRLSLKAKVSDNMSHLMVDFAQERRLLQALAFLPVPSTPEIDLAESLVADNCVTLAWRMPDEDSKIDHYVLEYRRTNFDGPPRAKEDQPWMVVEGIKGTEYTLTGLKFDMKYMNFRVRACNKAVAGEFSEPVTLETRAFMFRLDASTCHQNLRVEELSVEWDATGGKVQDVKAREKDGKGRTASPANSPARVVQSPKRMPSGRGGRDRFTAESYTVLGDTLIDGDDHYWEVRYDRDSKAFGVGVAYRSLGKFDQLGKTSASWCLHLNNWLQVSFSAKHANKAKVLDVPVPDCIGVYCNFHEGFLSFYNARTKQLLHTFKAKFTQPVLPAFTVWCGSFHVSSGLQVPSAVKCLQKRNSTASSSNASLP; from the exons ATGGGCGACCAG GAGGCTCTGCGGAAGATCATCACCACCCTGGCCGTGAAGAATGAGGAGATCCAGAACTTCATCTACTCCCTCAAGCAGATGATGCAGAATGTGGAG GCCAACTCGTCGCGGGCGCAGGAGGACCTGGAGGGCGAGTTCCAGTCGTTGTACGCGCTGCTGGACGAGCTGAAGGACGAGATGATGATGAAGATCAAGCAGGACCGCGCCAGCCGCACCTACGAGCTCCAG GCCCAGCTGGCAGCGTGTGCCAAGGCGCTGGAGAGCTCGGAGGAACTGCTGGAGGCGGCCAACCAGGCCCTGGGGACGGCCAACCATCACGATTTCCCCCAG GCTGCCAAACAGATCAAGGATAG CGTGACGATGGCACCCGCCTTCCGCCTCTCGCTCAAGGCCAAGGTGAGCGACAACATGAGCCACTTGATGGTGGATTTTGCCCAGGAACGCCGCCTGCTCCAGGCCCTCGCCTTCCTGCCAG TGCCCAGCACCCCCGAGATCGACCTGGCGGAGTCGCTGGTGGCCGATAACTGTGTGACGCTGGCCTGGAGGATGCCCGATGAGGACAGTAAGATTGACCACTACGTGCTGGAGTACCGCAGGACCAACTTCGACGGGCCACCCCGCGCCAAAGAGGACCAGCCCTGGATGGTGGTCGAGGGCATCAAGGGCACCGAGTACACCCTCACCG GACTGAAGTTTGACATGAAGTACATGAATTTTCGGGTACGGGCATGTAACAAGGCTGTGGCGGGCGAGTTCTCCGAGCCGGTCACTTTGGAAACAAGAG CGTTCATGTTTCGGCTGGACGCCAGCACGTGCCACCAGAACCTGCGGGTGGAGGAACTCAGCGTGGAGTGGGACGCCACGGGCGGCAAGGTGCAGGACGTCAAGGCGCGCGAGAAGGACGGCAAGGGCAGGACGGCTTCGCCCGCCAACTCGCCTGCCAG GGTGGTGCAGTCGCCCAAGAGGATGCCCTCGGGGCGTGGGGGCAGAGATCGCTTCACCGCTGAGTCCTACACGGTTCTGG GTGACACGCTGATCGATGGCGACGACCACTACTGGGAGGTGCGGTACGACCGGGACAGCAAAGCTTTCGGCGTGGGGGTGGCATATCGCAGCCTGGGCAAATTCGACCAGCTGGGCAAGACCTCGGCCTCCTGGTGCCTCCACCTCAACAACTGGCTGCAGGTCAGCTTCAGCGCCAAGCATGCCAACAAGGCCAAGGTGCTGGACGTGCCCGTGCCCGACTGCATTGGTGTCTACTGCAACTTCCACGAAG GGTTCCTGTCCTTCTACAACGCCAGGACCAAGCAGCTGCTTCACACCTTCAAGGCCAAGTTCACGCAGCCGGTGCTGCCCGCCTTCACG GTCTGGTGTGGCAGCTTCCACGTCTCCTCGGGCTTGCAGGTGCCCAGCGCGGTGAAATGCCTCCAGAAACGCAACAGCACGGCCAGCAGCTCCAATGCCAGCCTGCCCTAG